The window CCGCCATTCGGTGGTCGATCAGGTTGTGTCCGCCTATCTCGACCGAATTGGCCAAAAGCGGCCGGTGCGGCCGTTCGAACGAATGGCAGTTAACGCAGTCGGTGCGACAATCGCCGTCAGGCTCATGACACCGGAAAACTGTCCGTCCTGTTGAGGAGCGGCACCGTCCGCAACGCGGCAGAAAACATTACATTTGGGACGATGTCGTCGTTTGCCGAACTCGACGGTTCGAACATCTTTGTTCTCGCCGGACGGATAACGCCAGTGCAGCCGGTCGAGTTTGCGGTGAGGCTCGGAGCAAATCAGGACGCCGGGAGTGTTACACTGCATTATGAAGGGGCGAGCTGGAAGCTATCCGGCATCACGTTGCCGCCAAAGGTCTTGTCCAGCATAGTGGACCGGCTACCGACGCGCTGAGCCGACGCTTTTGGTGACCTTGGGGAACGACCCCGCTCGTCCCGGGGCTGGCGCCGGACGCGCCGGGGTCGCCCGACGCACTACCGAAGCAGCGCGCCGTTGCTATCTTGCGTCCCGCGGTAACTAGCTGGAGTATCATTTGATTGAAGCCGGCGCTAAATCCCCGCTGCCCTTCTTCCGAATGAATCCTGGGGAGATGCCGGTACGGTACCAATCCCGCCTGAAGCAAAAATGGGATATCTTGCCGCGACTCAGGGAGGCCCGGATGGCTAAAAAATCAATAGTAGAACGAATTTCAGACACTGTGAAAGAGATCGTGGACACCGCCTCGACTGCAGCCGCGGAGGCTATGAAGCCCGATCCAGAAGCGGTTGCCGGAGTGACTAACGAGCAAGTCTACATTCCTGAAGCGACCGATGCTGCCGCTGTTCCGCCGCCGATCATCACTCGGAAGAAGAAGCGCGTTCCTCCCCCTTTGAGAGCTAACAAACGGGTCGCAGCTGCTCGTACAAAGAAGACACCATCCGCGGCGAACAAGTCTGCCAAGAGGGCGGCTAAAACACCACCCAAGAAGGCTGCAAAGAAAGCCACACCAAAGAAGGCGGCCAAGAAATCTGCGCCTAAGAAGGCCGCGAAGAAGAGCAAGAGTAAATCGCAGCGCTAGCGCTCCTTCGTGGAGCGGCGCGTTGCAACGCCAGAAACGCCTCCAGTTGGCTTCTTCGACGCTCGAGACCTCCCTCCCCGTTCGTCGGTCGTAGCCCGGCCGTCCTGACAGTCGAAATAGAACCTTGTCATCACCACTAATGCGGCGCCTTGACTATTGATGTGCCCGGAACCTGATTGCCTCGACGGCTGAAGCTTTCTAGCTGGTTACTTTCACGACTCGAACTGGACGGGCGAAAGCACATTTTTTTCAGACGCCTCTGCTAAGCAGTACGCTGGAGCCCGATGATGAAGCCATCACAGATTTACAAAGAGAACGCAGACAACTGCGCCATGCTCGCTGAAGGAGAAGCATCTAAGGATAGTCCGGCTTACAAGCGGTACCGACGCATGGAAGAAGCGTGGCGAGCTTTAGCCGAGGAGCAGGAATGGCTGGACGGGGAAGTGCCACCCGTCGGGACAAACCGCGCCAACACAACCAAAAAGCCGCCTGGTTAGGGTGGCACCTACCAGCCCTCGATATTTTCAAGGTACTCACGATGCCGCTTTGATGGCGGAGAGTCTCGCCCTATCCCACAGAACACCCCCAATGAACGCCGCCGGCCAGCCGGGAAAAGTCACCTTCGGCGAGATGGATGGGATGGATCTACGTGGCGTCCTGGCCTACTGATCGAGTCGCGCTTCCTTTGCGCCGGAGGCGGCAACCGGGGGCTGACGTCAGGCCGGATTTCAGCAGTGGCAAGCCTCCGCAGTTTGCGACCGCGACATGGCAAGCTTATTGTCGAATGCGATGGTTCGGACCTTGGGTGAGGTGCCGTGCCTACAACGCAGTGAGTCAAGGCTTGCCCAGAACGGGACGAGATCCACGATTGCTGGCTAAATGTTGAACCACCGCCGGCGCGGCAAACGGCCCGCTTATCGGTAGGCCGTTCGCGCACGAGGATCGCTCGATCAAAACAGACCGGGGAGCAGCATTGCGACCCGCTCGCGATACTTGCGGTACTCGTCACCAAAGAAGGCGACCAAATCCCTTTCTTCCAGCCAAATTCCCACAAAGATGTAGCCTGTCGTGATCGACGCGAAGAGCAGATGGCCGACGGTCATCAACGGGGTGCACCAAAAGGCGATGATGAAACCGAGGTAGATCGGATGCCGAACCAGTCGGTAGAGTCCAGGCGTCTTGAACTTGATAGGCTGGGCAACCCGCCCCATGAACTGCGTGATCACCTGCGTCAATCCGAACAGCTCGAAGTGACTGATCAGGAATGTGCTGTACAGCACGATGATCCAGCCGATGGCGCCACCAGCGGCGACGGCGCCGGCGAAGACCGGGCCATCGATGCCCCACACGACGGTGGGTAATGGTTGCCACTGCCAGAACAGCAAGATCAAGCTAAGACTCGCGAGCAAGACGAAGGTGCTGCGCTCGACGGCCGGGGAAAAGAGACGCGCGAAGAACGACTTGAAAGTGCGCCGTGCCATCCCGCTATGCTGCACAGCGAAGACCGACATCAACGCGAGGTCGATCATTAAGGCCGTGCTCCACGCCCCAGTCGTGCCGTCGTCGATCGTCTTCGGCACCAAGACGCCCGTAACGAAGCCGATCGCGTAGAGAAATGCACCCAGAAAAACGGCATACGAGAGGAGGCCGTACACGAGGCCGAGAGATCGTGTCGCGCGAGATGGCGTAGCCGGAAAAGCGGAATTTTGATCGGGATGCAAAATCATAGTCATGTGAATCTCCATCACTTCTAAAAATTATCTCGGGATGCGTGCGCTTCAGAGTCGTCGGCCGCTGCCTAGCCGTGCTGCCGCCCAACCGATCAGCTGGTCGAGCGGACTGTAGCGAGTTAATCTCTGGACGAGGTGCGAACTCTCGGCTCGCCACTGCTGCCGCGTCACCGCATGCTTGGCCTGTTCGGCTATTGCCGCCGCGATCGCCTCGTTTGTTGCCCGCCTTAGCCGAGCGGCCACGACCAGAACGCGCCGTGATAGCGAAGGCTCCGGCTCGAAACGAAGGACAAGCAACGACGATCCGGGTCGGGTTGGTCGCTTCACGGGGCAGAATTTGCCGGAAGCACGGGTGGAGTTTTGAGGTGAGCCGGTCATATGGCTTCTCCTGTTGAACGCTATTTCATCGGTCTGTAGATTGTTGTTGTCCGAACTGCTTGGCGGACTCCTTGAGGAAACTCTTATTTTTCGTTTGCTCGAGGATCGTTGACCGCCCGGCGGCCTGAGGGGCAATGGTAATGAAATACCGGTTCGCGGAATTCGAGATCGATCTCGGGCAGCACGAATTGCGCCGGCGCGGCTCGCCCGTTCATGCCGAGCCGCAGGTTTTCGACCTCATCGTTCATCTCGTGCGCAACCACGACCGGGTCGTCAGCAAGGATGAGGTGATCGAGAACATCTGGAACGGCCGGATCATCTCGGAAGCCGCGTTTTCCAGCCGCATCAATGGCGCCAGACGCGTGCTCGGCGACAGCGGCACCGAACAACAATTCATCAAGACCTTGCATCGCCGCGGCTTCCGCTTCGTGGGAGATGTCGAAGAAGTGCCGAGCTCGGACGCGGATGCTGTCAAGCTCGTACCTGGCGAGGCGGGCGGCCCGGAACGTGGTCCGCCGAGTACTTCCGTTCACACTGAGATTTCGCAGCTGGACGACGTCGTTTCGGAGGCCGTCAAAGCCGAGGCGATCACCCGACCATCCATCGCCGTGCTCCCGTTCCAAAACATATCGAACGATCCCGAAAACGAATACTTCAGCTATGGGCTCACTGAAGACATCATCCGGCTGCTCGCCCGAAACCGATGGCTTTCCGTGATCTCCCGCCATTCCACGATCGGCTTCCTGGGCGGCACCGTCGACGCTCGAGAAGTGGGCGCGCAACTTGGTGCGACCTACGTCATGTCGGGAAGCGTGCGAAAGAGCGACGGCTCGGTACGTATCGCCGCGGAGCTCGCGAGAGCCGCGGACGGACAGCAGCTCTGGTCCGAAAAGTACGAATTTCAGCTGCTGAACATCTTCGACATCCAAGACGAGATGGCGCGACAAATCGCCGCCACTATCGAGCCCGAGCTGTCGAAATTGGAACAGCAGCTGGCGGCCCGCAAGCCACCGGAGAGCCTGGACGCTTGGGACTGCTATCAGCGCGGACTGTGGAATCTATGGCGTTTCACGACGCCTGGTTTCGACAGCGCGGAAGAATACTTTCAGCGGTCGATCGCCGCCGATCCGACTTTCGCGAGAGGACACGGCGCGCTCAGCTACGTCAACATTCAACGCTCACTCTACGATGCGCCCGAAGCCCGGGGGGCTCGGCTAAAAACCGCTTTGCATCAAGCCCAAACCGCCGTATCTCTCGACGAGCTCGATTGCTTCTGCCATTGCGCGCTCGGACGCGCGCTATGCCTCACGCGACAGAACGAAGAGGCGTCCGCGGCAATCGGCCTGTCATTGGAACTCAATCCCAGCTTCGCACAAGGCTATTTCGCGCAAGGCTTCAATCTCCTGTGGTGCGGGCGCGAGATCGAAGCGGAAACGCTGCTGGACCAGGCCACGATATTAAGTCCACGCGACAGCCACCTGTGGAGCTTCCACCACA of the Bradyrhizobium sp. WSM1417 genome contains:
- a CDS encoding DUF2939 domain-containing protein, translating into MRWLVGIVAAFLICLLTYAGSAFVSVLELVSAVRRGDAAQVVARTNLPRLRHSVVDQVVSAYLDRIGQKRPVRPFERMAVNAVGATIAVRLMTPENCPSC
- the mddA gene encoding methanethiol S-methyltransferase encodes the protein MTMILHPDQNSAFPATPSRATRSLGLVYGLLSYAVFLGAFLYAIGFVTGVLVPKTIDDGTTGAWSTALMIDLALMSVFAVQHSGMARRTFKSFFARLFSPAVERSTFVLLASLSLILLFWQWQPLPTVVWGIDGPVFAGAVAAGGAIGWIIVLYSTFLISHFELFGLTQVITQFMGRVAQPIKFKTPGLYRLVRHPIYLGFIIAFWCTPLMTVGHLLFASITTGYIFVGIWLEERDLVAFFGDEYRKYRERVAMLLPGLF
- a CDS encoding winged helix-turn-helix domain-containing tetratricopeptide repeat protein encodes the protein MKYRFAEFEIDLGQHELRRRGSPVHAEPQVFDLIVHLVRNHDRVVSKDEVIENIWNGRIISEAAFSSRINGARRVLGDSGTEQQFIKTLHRRGFRFVGDVEEVPSSDADAVKLVPGEAGGPERGPPSTSVHTEISQLDDVVSEAVKAEAITRPSIAVLPFQNISNDPENEYFSYGLTEDIIRLLARNRWLSVISRHSTIGFLGGTVDAREVGAQLGATYVMSGSVRKSDGSVRIAAELARAADGQQLWSEKYEFQLLNIFDIQDEMARQIAATIEPELSKLEQQLAARKPPESLDAWDCYQRGLWNLWRFTTPGFDSAEEYFQRSIAADPTFARGHGALSYVNIQRSLYDAPEARGARLKTALHQAQTAVSLDELDCFCHCALGRALCLTRQNEEASAAIGLSLELNPSFAQGYFAQGFNLLWCGREIEAETLLDQATILSPRDSHLWSFHHTRSWAHFSLGEYDIAAEFARRAARQSNATYRAYATLAASLGRLGDHAQASAAVAELMKRKSGYTTGTAGRELFFCRDPRFLSEYTEGLRSAGVRDD